The Streptomyces halobius genomic interval CGCCGGACAAGGCGGCGTGGAAGGCCCGCCGCCAGGGTCAGTACGTACGGAACAAGATCACGCGGGCGCTGTCCGAAGCCGGCATCGGTGCACCGGACGCTCTCATCCTCGACGGACAGGCGCTGGCGAGGAAGCCCGACTACCAGGAGCTTCTGGAGCAGGTCGAGCGCAGTACCAGGCTGATCCCGCTTTCGCCCGGACCTGCCTGCGGGCGTCGGCATGGACGCTGGAGCGCCGCCTTCCCGCTGGGCAGCGGTTGACGGACGGGCGGCTACGCGTTGCGGTGCGGTACCTCCTGGCCGAGCTGCCACTGTTCCTGGACACCCCGCGGATCGCGAACGTGGCCTGCCTCGGTGTTCTGCTACCACCAGGTGCCGGTCTTTCTCGACGATCTGTACCACCACCGGCTGGTGCTGCGGCCGGTGCCTGGGCAGGGTTACCTGCACCTGGCGGGGGCGGCGCGGTGACCCGCGAGCGAGTACCGAAGCGCTGGTGGAGCTGGACGGCGGTCCCGAGGCGGCACGTACGATGACGCTTAGGTTTTCGTTCAGGGAGGCGGCCGGGATGCGGGGCTTCGGAGAGCTCGAACAGGCCATCATGGATGTGGTGTGGGACACGGATGCGCCGCTGACCGTGCGCGAGGTGCTGGAGAGCCTGAATCGCGACCGGCCGCAGGAGCTGGCGTACAACACGGTGCAGACGGTGATGGAGATCCTGCACCGTAAGGGCTGGCTGTCCCGGGCGAAGGACGGCCGGGCATTCCGCTACCAGGCGACGAAGGACCGCGAGGAGTACGCGGCGTCGCTGATCGACCAGGTGTGGGCGACCGGCGCCGACCGGACCGCGACGCTGGTACGGCTGTTCGACGAGCTGGACGAGGCCGAGGTCAACGAGCTGCGGGCGGCTCTCGCCGCGCGCCGCGAAGGAGGCCCGTCATGAGGGTCGCGATCCTGCTGCTGGGCTACGCGGCCCTGGTCGGCGCCCTTGCCCCGGTGCTGCTGACCCGTACGGGCTGGGCGGCGCGGGCACCAAGGCTGGCCATCTGGGCGTGGCAGGCGCTCACGGCCACGATCGTCGTCTCGGTGGTGCTGGCCGGGCTCGTGCTGGCCGTGCCGACGGTGCCGGTCAGCGGCAACCTGGCCGACATGCTGCATGCCTGCGTGGTGGCGCTGCGCGCGCAGTACGTCGCACCGGGCGGCGCGGTACTGGCCGCGACCGGCGCGGTGCTGGCCCTGGCGGTACTGGGACGCGTCGGCTGGTGTCTGGGCGCAGCCCTGTGGCGGGCGCGGCGGGAGCGCCGTCGGCACGCCGAGGTGCTGGCGATGGTCGGTTGCGCGCGTCCCGATCTGGGCGTGACCGTGCTGGAGGACGACCGTCCGGCGGTGTACTGCCTGCCCGGCACCGGGCACCGGATCGTGCTGACCTCGGCGGCGCTGGCCGCGCTCGCGCCGCGCGAGCTGGACGCGGTGATCGCCCATGAGCGGGCGCACATCCGCCAGCGCCATCACGTGGTCCTGGCCTACGCCGAGGCGCTGGAGCGGGCCTTCCCCAAGGTGGCGCTGTTCCGTACCGCGGCGGAGGAGACGCGACGGCTGGTGGAGATGGCCGCCGACGACGAAGCCACGGCCCGTACCGATTCGCTCACCCTGGCCGGGGCGCTGGTCGAGCTGGCCGGTGCAGGGGTGCCGGTGGCCTCGCTGGCGGCCTCCGGCGGCCAGGTGGCCGGCCGAGTGCGGCGGCTGCTCGGCCCACGGCGGCCGCTGGGCCGCCCTGTGGTCTGGCTCGGGGCGCTGGTGGCGGGCGTGGCGCTGGCGCTGCCGGTCGTGCTGGCCGCCCAGCCCGCGGTGGCCGCGACCGGCATGACCACCTGCCCGCTGCCCGATGCCCCGGTCGCCAGTGCGGAGCGTCTCTTGTGATGACCCCAGGGCCGGGCCCGGTCATCTGATAACCGCACTCCGGCTCGTCGCCGGGCGCGGGATCGCAGGGTTGGCCCCGGCGGGCCCAGGCGCTTGGCGTCGTGGTGCAGCAGCGGACGAGCTTCGAGGAACAGATCATCCGTCGAAGGTCTGCCGTAGGCTCAGCGTGCGGTGCGGGCGTAAGGCCGCGACATACCGTCGCGCTGTGCCGTGGTCGACGGTGACCGCGGGCCGGTTCAGCGTATGAAGTCGATCTCTGGGTAGTGGCGTGAGGGCCCGTCGAGCAGGTGGCTGTGCCGGTGGCGCAGGTGCTTGTCGAAGAAGGCCGCGAGGTAGGTGCGTTGGATCTCGATGGAGCGGTTGGGATCGATCGTGCCGAGGGCGTGCACCAGTTGGTCGGGGGACATTCCGAACGCGCCGGGCGCCTGGGGCAGGAGGGCCTGGTTGTCGACGAAGGAGTTGTGCCCGGAGTCGCGCAGCTTCAGGTCGAGGCGTTCTCCGTCCAGGTGCTTCCAGAACCTTGCCCAGCTCCGGTCGGTGTCGCGGTTGTGGTTTTGGGAACTGAACAGCAGGAAGGGGCGGTCGAGGTCACGGGTGGTCGCCGGGCCGAAGAACTGGCCGTCCAGGTTCGCGCCGGCGTCGATTCTGGAGTCCGCGTGCATGGCCTCTGGCACGGTTGCTCCGCCGAGGGAAGCGCCGAACATCCCGATTCGGTTCGTGTTCACGGCCTTGGACAGCCCGTGGGGGAGCGGCTTGTGTTCCACGTCCGGATTGTGGCCGTGGGCGATCGCGGCCAGCTTGTCGATGACGAAGTGGGTGTCCGCCGCCCGGACGGCGATCGTGTCGGAGGAGTGGGAATGTGGCGGCATGGTGTTCACCTCAAGGCGCCCGCCGGGGAACTCCACCGCCTCGGCCTGGTGAGTGTGGTCGATGGTGACGACCAAGTAGCCGCGGCTGGCCAGGTCCTGAGCCAGTGAGGTGCCCATCGCCCGGGGCCCGTGCAGCCCGGTCGAGTACAGCAGGACCGGCAACGTGCCGGCCGTGCGGTCAACCGGGGCGCCGGTGTGCCCGGCAGTGGTGGGCAGGGTCACCGAGCCCGGGGGCACCTGACGGTCGGCCAGGTAACGCGCGGCGGCGGCGGGCTGCATCCAGGGCGCGGCGGGATAGTGGGCGGTGTGCGTGGCCGGGTACCACAGCGTGACCATCAGCTCGCGCCGCTGATGGCCGGGCACATACGGATCCGTGCGTGACGAGTCGCGCAAGTGGAGGTCGACCGTTCCGACGCGATGGGGCCCGGTCGGGGCGGGGAGGGACAGCTCGCCCGGGGCTTTCGGCGCGTCCGGGGCCTTTGTCGCTGCCGCGTCCGGGGCTTCCGCCTCGTCCAAGGAAGCCGCCGTGGTCATGGGGGCACCGGTGGTCTTCCCCGCGGCGGCAGCCGGCGCGACTCCGGCGCCCAGGGTGACGGCCAGTACTCCTGTGGCGCCGGCGACCCGGGTGCGAAACCGGCTGTGGCGCTTTCGTGCGTGTTTCATGGGCAGCCTCCTCCATGGCGGCGATCGCCACGTCACCGGCGATCGGCTGGCGATCATCGTAAAGGCAGTTTGCCTTGTCCGCGCCAACCCACCTGACTGCGCAAGGAGTTCACGCTGCGGGTGATTGGCGAGGTGGGCGCTGCTGGCGCGTCCGGAATATACGGGGACGACTTCGGGCCCCGTCCGGTGCCGGGCCGCGCGGCCGGCCTTTTCCCCGGACGCGTATGCGCTGGAAACGACCTGTCGGCGCTCTTGGAGTATGCCACCGAGTTGAGCACGTCGAGTGCCGATACGGGATACGTGCGCGAGAAATGCCCCGGTGCGACCGGTGGCGGTCGTCAGAGCTCCTGTCGCTCAACATCCCTCATGAGGCCAGTCGCAGCAGCGAGGGCCGAGCCGCGGGAGGGCCAACGTGAGCGACTGTTCCGCACCTCAGCGCAGAGCGGCGGTGCCTGCCGGGGCGCCCCCGGCCGGAAGATCTCTGCCGGAGATTTGGCTCATTCACACCTCCGCCGTCGGTGACCAGCGATCCAGAATTCCGCCGGCGATGATCAAAGTTTTACTGAATGTTTTTGTTACGCGGCAGTTCGTAATCCCTTGGCGGCAGTTCGTAATCTTTGAGGGTGCCCTGAGGTTCGCCCGCGACTGTGCGTGACGCGGCGAATGCATGCCGGAAACGCTCGTTCAATCGTCCTTGCTGGAATGGGTGTTGGAATTCCCCCATATCGGGACGAGGCCGGAGGTACATAAGCGACCTATCCCTCGGGTGAGTTGAGCGCATTCCGCATGGGCCCTTATGCGGGGCACAGCACGAACGGACTTGTGATTATCCTGTGATCCCAGTGTCCGTACTGGCCGAGTTGCCGCACGGCTATCCCCACATGCAGAGAGGACGCTGCCCTGCACCCTGTTGCCCGCGCGCCCCGTCCGCACCGCATCCGGCGCCGCGCCGACATGCCCCTGCTCGGAGGTGTCCGCCCACCGATCGCCGCACTGCTCTGCGCACTGCTGGCAGTTGCCGCGTTCAACGCACTCGCTATCGGCACCGTTCACGAACAGGATGTCCCCCAGGCCGTACGCGACGCGGAACGTCACATCGCCGAGGATGCCGCCGACTCGGTCGGGACCTCCATCACCGCGAGAGCCACCGCGGTGCGCCGCTCCGCGGCATCGGCCACGTCGGCCGGCAGCCGGAATCCGGCAGCGATACTGCGGTCCCTTGTCCCGGCCGGACACCCCGCGCGGGGCGGTGTGCTGCTCGACCCGCGCACCGGCAGGTCCGTGGCGTCCAGCGGGGAAAAGGTGCCGCTGACCGGGGTGGATGTGGCGGCCCTGGTACGGCCCGGTACCGCGAACATCGCACCCCGATTGGTCTCTTCAGCGAGCGCCGAACCGCGACTGTTGCTCTTCGCCCGGGTGGCCGTCTCCGCTCCGGGCCACAAGCAGGACGAGAACCAGGATCAGGCACGGGACCTGGTGCCGGATCAGGGCACAGATGAACGCGAACTCCTCCTGATCGTCTCGGAAGAGGTCGCTGCCCCGGTGGTGTACGGGGACGGGCGCACCGGCAGGCTGGTGGACCGGGACGGGAAGGTGCTCGCCACCACCGCCGTCACCGGCGAGGCCCCGGCGCCCCACACCGAGCACCGCGCCCTGCCGGCCGCTGCGGTGAACGCCGCGAACGCCGGTCCGCACACCGGTGACGTTTCGGGCAGCGTGCTCGGTGACGGTCACGAGGGGCTGCGCAGGGTCACGGGGTGGGCGTCGGTCGCCGCGGCGGACGGTGAAGACGACACTTCCGGCCTGGGGCTGACGGTCCTCACGGTCAGGGATGTGGCTCCGGCGAAGGAGGGGGCCGACCACACGTGGTTCGGCGTCATGGCCGCGGGTGCGCTGGTGGTGATTGCCGTGCTGGGCACCTGGGTGCTGTGGGGCACTATGCAGCGTCCGCTGCTGCGGCTGCACCTGTCCGCTGCCCGGCTGGCCAGGGGCGTCAGCGACCTGCCCGAGGCACGGGAGGAGTTGGCGCGGCCGGTGCCGGTCGTCGCGTTCGGCGAGCCCGCCAGGGTCGGCCGGGCGCTGGAGTCGATTCGCCGCCAACTGCTCGGCGAGACGGGACCGGAGCCGGTGCGGCCCGTGCGGCGCCGCCCCGGTGTCCGGGCCGTGGTCCTCCTCTGCGCACTCGTGATCGCCGCGTGGGGGGTGCCGCTGGTGTTTCTGCTCAACCGCGTACCGGCCGCCAAGGCCGTACCGGCAGTCGTCGTCGCCGACCAGCAGGCACGCACCGAGGCCGTCGCTGATCGTGTGCGGCGGTCCCTCGGCCGGAGCCGCACCGACCTCGCGGCGGTGGCGTCAGCCGTCTCCGGTATGCCACGGGAGCGGGCGGCAGAGGTTCTGCGGCGCGAACGCACCGCCCACCCCATGTACCGGTCGCTGTATGTGCTGGACCGCACCGGCGCCATCGCGCTGCGGGCGGGCAAGCAGCCGCTGCGCACCCTCGTCCATGCGCCGACCGGCGGCGGAATCACCCAGGTCAACACCTCGGGCAAGATCCCCGCGATCGCCGCCTACGCCCAGATCCCGGCGGCCAAGAACGCCAAGAAGGCCAAGAACGCCAACGGCGCCCTCCCGGCTGTAGTCGTCGCCGAGATCGGCGTGAACGCACTGGACACCCTGGTTGCGCGGGAGGGGCTCGGCAGTGTGTGGCTGACCGACGAGCGGCACAGGGTGCTCGCGGCGAGCGTGGGCTTCGAAGCCTTCCAGCCTCTTCCCAGCCGGGGCCTTGCCCGCCTGGTGGCCAGGACCGAGGCAGCGCCTGGCGGCGTGGGCAGCCCGGCATCGGCCGTATTGCACGCGGGGACCGCGCCGGGCGGGGGCCCTTCGGTCGCGGCCGCCGCTCCACTGGCCCGGACGGGGCCTGTCGCCGGACTCGGCCTGCGGGTGGTCTCCGCCGAGCCTGCCGCAGCGCTGAAACTGGCGGCGTATCAGCTCCAGGCGCGCACCGTGCTGGCCGGGCTGCTCGCCCTGTCCGTGGGCGTCGCCTGCCTGGGCTGGCTGCACATCGTGGTGGTCAGGCCGCTGCGTGCCGTCACCAGGTACGCGGAACGGCTGGCCGGCGGTGACCGTCGCACTGTGCTGTACCCGGTTCACCACGACGAGTGCGGCTCGGTCACGCGCAGTCTGGAACTGCTCCGGCAGGCGCTGGCGGAGCGGGACCGTGGCGGCGGAGCCGACGTGGCCGCTGCCCCCGCCCAGTCGCCCCGGAGCGGCGGACCGCCGCAGCAGTGAAGGACCAAAGGACCAACTGACATGCTCTTCCTCTACGTTGTGCTGCTGCTGAGCTGTGCCGTGCTGCTGGTCGCCGGCGTGCTGGAGCAGCGGCGCCACTACGCCGCGCTGGCGCAGATCCCCACGCGGGTGCTGGTCAACGGCATTCGCGGCAAGAGCTCGATCACCCGGCTGTGCGCGGGGGCGCTGCGCGGCGGTGATCTGGTCACCGTGGCCAAGACCACCGGCACCGCTGCCCGGTTCATCCATCCGGACGCCACCGAGGAGCCGGTGTACCGGAAGCTGGGCATCGCGAATGTCGTCGAGCAGATCGGTATCGTCCGGCGGGCGGCGGCATACCGGCCGGACGCTCTGGTGATCGAGTGCATGGCGGTGATGCCCGCACTTCAGGAGATCAACCAGGAGAAGCTGATCCGCTCCACCATCGGCGTGCTGTGCAACGTCCGTGAGGACCACCTCGCCGAAATGGGTCCGACGCTGGACGATGTGGCCCGCTCGCTCTCCCGGTCGATGCCGGTCGGCGGGGTCTGTGTCACCGCCGAGCGGGAGCGGCTGCACCTCCTCGAGGAGGAGGCGGACAAACGCAGGTGCCGCCTGATCACGGTTGATCCGGAGTCGGTCACCGACGAGGAGCTGCGCGGGTTCAGTTGGTTCACCTTCAAGGAGAACGTCGCCATCGCGCTGGCCGTGGCCGAACTGCTCGGTGTGGACCGGGCCACCGCACTGCGCGGTATGTGGGACGCGCCGCCGGACCCCGGCGTGCTCTCCGTCGAGCGTTACCGCACACCGGACGGCAAACGGCTGCGCTTCGCCAACGTCTTCGCCGCCAACGACCCCGAGTCGACGTTGATGAACGTCCGCCAGCTGGCGGAGCTCGGTGCGATCCGCCGCCCGCTGAACGTCGTCATCAACTGTCGCCCGGACCGGGTGGAACGCAACGGGCAGATGGGAGCGATCGTCCCCGACCTGGGCCCGGAGACGGTCTTCCTCATCGGGCATCCGACCAAGAGCGCCCGCGACGGCATCCCGCCGGGCTGGTCCGCGGGCCGGGTGGTGGACCTGGGCGGCGACCGGCGCGACGCACCGGAGCTGACCCGCGCCATCCTCGCCGAACTGGGCCCAGACTCCTCGCTGGTGGCCGTCGGCAACATCCACGGCCAGGGCGAACTGTTCCTGGAGAACCTCGGCAAGCTGCCCCCTGACCACACCGACGAACCGCTTCCGATCGCCCACCCGCCCGAGCCGGAACCGTACAGCTGGGTGGCGCCGCTGAACGGCCCGATGCCCGGCCCGCATATCCGGAGCCCGGCCTCTGCCCATGCCGACGCCCTGTACCAGCCGACAAGGAACCCGCTGTGATCCCCGTCAATCTCACCCCGCAGACCATCGCGCTGGGGATCGCCCTCGGACTGGTCTTCTCGCTGGTCTGCTATCTGACCACCAACCTCTCTCCCGGTGGCATGATCACCCCCGGCTGGCTGGCGCTGACCCTCGTCACCGATGTGGTCCGGGCCGCCATGGTGATCGGCGTCACGGCGCTCACCTTCGTCGCGACCAAGGTCCTTGAGCGGCATGTGATCCTCTACGGCAAGCGGCTGTTCGCCGCCGTGGTGCTGTCCGCGGTGCTGCTCCAGACCACGGTGCTGCTCGCGCTCCAGCACGAATTCCCCCTTCTCTACACCGCCCAGACCCTGGGCTTCATCGTGCCCGGCCTGATCGCCTATCAGCTGGTCCGCCAGCCGTTGGCGGCCACCGTGATCTCCACCACCGCGGTGACCCTCGGCACGTATGTGGTGCTCGTCGCCGGGTTGCTGCTGGGGGCGCTGCCCATGGGCTGACCGAGCCCTACTGCCCGCGTCCGCCGCGCCCATCCGCATGTCGAAGAGGTCATCATGGCCACCACCCCCCTCACCCGCGACCCCGCCGACCGCCGCCACCGCTCCCCCCGCAGCAAACGCACCCGCCACGCCAAGCTCCGACAACGTGCCACCACCAGCGGGGAGTTGCCCGCCCTTCTCCTCATCCTGGCAACTGCCGCGCTGCTCTACGCCTGGGGCATCGACCATGCCGGAGTGCACCCGTACTACAGCGCAGCCGTACGGTCGATGGCGTCGAACTGGCACGCCTTCGTCTTCGGCGGGCTCGACCCGAGCGGCTCGATCACCCTGGACAAGATCCCCGGTGCGCTATGGCCGCAGGCCCTCTCCGTCAAGCTCCTCGGACCGCACAACTGGGCGGCAGTACTGCCGCAGGTGCTGGAGGGCGTACTGGCCGTCTGGGCTCTGCACCGCATCGTCCGTGCCTGGGCCGGCCCGTGGGCAGGGCTGCTCGCCGCGCTGGTACTCGCCCTCACCCCGGTCACCGTCGCACTCGACCGTCACAACACCCCCGACACCCTGCTCGTTCTGCTGCTGGTCCTCGCAGCGGGATCGCTGCAGAAGGCCATCAGCACCGGGAGACTGCTGCCGCTGCTGGTCTGCGGGACATGGGTGGGGCTGGCCTTCCAGGCCAAGATGCTCCAGGCGTGGCTCGTCCTGCCGGTCTTCGCCGCGGTGTACCTCATGGCAGCGCCTGGCTCCTGGTTGCGCCGGGCATGGCGGCTGCTGCTCGCCGGGATCACCGCACTCGTCGTCTCCTGCTCCTGGCTGCTGCTGGTGTGGGCGACCCCCGCCGCGAACCGTCCCTACATCGACGCGACCACCAACAACAACCCCTTCACCCTGGTCTTCGGCTACAACGGGCTGAGCCGCTTCGGCCACGACCCGAACGCCCTGGGCGCCGTCGCCGGCACCGCCGCCAGCCGCACCACCGACAACACCGGCTGGACCATGCTGGTCAACCAGAGCGTGGGCCCGCAGATCGCCTGGCTCCTGCCACTGGCCGTACTGGCCTTGGCGCTGGGCGTGATGTGGCGCGCCGGACAGCCGCGCACCGACGGGACGCGGACGGGGTTCCTGCTCTGGGGCGGATGGCTGGCGGTGCACGTCGTGGTCTTCAGCAACTCCAACGGCAACCACGGCTACTACACCGCCGTACTGGCCCCAGCCCTCGCTGCGCTGACCGGTGGCGGAATCGCCCTTTTCTGGGCCGAGTACCGCGCCGGTGGCCGACGTCGAGCAGCGCTGCCCGCCGCAATCGCACTCACGGCACTCTGGGCCGCGGCAATCGAGGGCCAGCACAGCGAATTCGCCCCCTGGCTACTGCCGATGGTGCTGATGCTCGGCCTGTGCGGGACCGTCGGCCTGTGGACCCGCGGGCCACGGACAACGCGACGAGCGGTGCACAGCGCCCTGGCAGCGTCCCTGGCATCCATACTGCTCGCCCCGACAGTCTGGGCCGTCTCCTGCCTGGTCCCGCGGTACGCCGGCTCACCGATGTCGCCGCTGGCCGGACCGGTCGGACCCGGCTACCGCCCGATGTACCGCCACCGGGCCAAGTCCCCGCGATTCCCCTTGAACAGTCCGTCCGCGCGGGACGCCGCCCTGCTGCACTACCTCTCCGCGCACCGTTCCGGGGAGAAGTACCTGCTCGCCACCCAAGCCGCCTACGGCGCCGAACCCCTGCTCCGTGCCACCCCCCAACCCATGCTGGTCATGGGCGGCTTCACCGGCCTGACCCCGTATCCGGCCGCACGACGGCTCAGTGACCTGGTCTCCGCCCACCAACTGCGCTACGCGCTGCTGACCACCCGCCGTCCGTCCACACCGGCATCGGCCTGGGTGAAGAGAAACTGCACCCCCATCCCGCCACGCGCCTACGGCCGAACCTCGGACGGAAGCTTCACCCTCTACGACTGCGCTCGACGGGGCAACTGACCCGCTGAACGCGGTGAGGTCTGCGGACACCTGCCTCACCGGAACACAACGGCTCCTTCGGCACGAGCACACGGAGAGGCCGAACCGGGCGCGGAGCACGGGGGCGTAGCCGGCGGACAGGGTGTCGTCGCGCAGGAAATCGCCTTCGAGGGGTGTCCCGGCCGTTCGGGGCCCCTTGGATGTTGCTGACGCCGCCGCGTGGCGACGTCGCGGATCAGGCTGGGCACGCTGGTCACCCCGTCGCCCGGCGGCGTCCGCAGCAACGCACCCGCCAAGTAGCCACCTTGGACACCCTCAGCGGCGGCTTGCTGCCCCGCCACCGTGCAACACCCCCGACCGCCGGTCCGGATTGCCGGATTCTGGCCGAACCGCCCGCCGATGCGCCGCGCCGCCCGCTGGGACGGTGCGGTCCCCTTGTTCGCTTTCGCTTCCGCCGGGCACGGCCCGCTCCGCCCATCGACCAGGTCCGCGACCTGACCGCATACCTTCACCGGCACCGCGACGACCAGAAGGACAGCCCCTTCGAGATCGTCCTCGGCGGCGCGACTGCCGGGAATGCGTGCCTGAACCACAAGCGGTTCTGATCCACTTCTTGTGGTCGAGGTGACGCGGCGTCACTTGGGCCTGGAAGGATGGCCGCCCGTGTGATTCCAGCGTGCTCCCGACGGCCTTGTCCCGTCTGACGCACCCGACCGGGGCGGCCGCCCGTGTGGCCGCTTCTGAGCTGTCACCGGCAGCCGATCGGGATTGGCCGAATAGAAGGCTGGGGCGGAAAGCGCATCACGTGCTGTGATGTGCCGCGCACGGAACGAACTGTCCATGCCCGAACACCAAGTGACGGAGGTCAGTTGATGCGACGTGGATTCACGGTCGCAGCCGTGGTCACGGCCACGCTGATGGCAACAGGTATGGCGTCGGGTACCGCGCAGGCGGCGCAGAGCAGTCCGCCGGCCTCCTGGTGCGGGGAAGGCTGGTCCTTCAGCCCTGCCTGGGGCTCCTCGGCGGGGCACCCTTGCTGGAGCCCGGCTCAGGTCCAGGGCTGGGTCCTCGACCGTGAGGCGGACAGTCACTGCGTGATCATGCGTTTCCACTGGTACAGGGACGGTCGTCTGGTCGACTCCCAGGACTCACCCCCGGCCTGCGGCCCCGGCACCTACAAGGAGTTCACCCTCCGGTCCGCCGACCAGAAGGCCACCTGGGTGAACTGGCACGTCCTGCGCGTCTGACCAGCATCCGATCGGGGTCCGACCACCGGAGAAACCGCACAGGGACGGGGCCGTGGGTGCACACCGGCACCTGCGGCCCCGGCCGAGTTCAGGCGGCCGCAGCCGCCTCTCAGGCCTCCCGGTCCCGCGGAGCCGCGACGACGGCGCGGAAGGCCGCGTCCAGCGCGGCATCCGGTAGCAGCCGCGCCAGCACGCTGGTGGCCTGTGAGTCGCGGCCGACGCGGTAGCGGGTTTTCGCCCGGCGCGCGGTGAGGGCGTGGGTGACCGCCTTGGCGAAGTTCTCCGGGCGCGTCGCGCTCGACCGGGCCCGCTGCTCGTTCCGTTCCAGGAAGCGCAGGAAGGACTCGCGGTACAGGCCGGCTACGTCCTCCGGCGCGCCGCCCAGAGTGTCGTGTCCGACGTCGCGGACCTTGCCCCAGATCGGAGTCTTGATCGCCCCCGGCTGCACCACCACGACGGCCACGCCGAACGGCCTGAGCTCACGGCGGAGCGCGTCGCTGAGCCCCTCCTTCGCGAACTGCGACGCCGCGTAGGCGCCGAGGTAGGGGCCGGCGATACGCCCGAGCCCGGAACTCACGTTGACGATCCGGCCCCCGGCCGTTCGGGACAGCGGCAGGAACGCCCGGGTCACGGCGAAGTGGCCGACGAGGTTGGTCTCCAGCTGGCGGCGCAGCTGTGCGGGCGAGACGCACTCCAGCGGCGCCGAGACGCAGATTCCCGCGTTGTTGACCAGCCCCCACAGCCCCGTCCCGGCCGTCTCGTCCGCGACCCGGGCGACCGCGTTCCGGATCGAGTCCTCGCAGGTCACGTCGAGCTTGAGGGGGCGCAGTCGGTCGGTGGACGACGCGGCGGCCAGCGCATCGGCGTCTTCGGCCCGCCGTACGCCGGCGAAGACCCGGAAGCCCAGCCGGTCCAGGCGGAGTGCGCATTCCCTGCCCAGGCCGGACGACGCGCCGGTGATGACGACGGACCGGTCCTTCGGGGAGAACTGCCGGGATGGTGCGAACAACATGGCTCCTTCAGCGGTGCTTGGTGTGCTGAGTGGATGGTGGTCGGCGGGACGCGGGCCGGACGGCGGAGAGGAGGCCGTCCACGCATGCGGTGGCGAGGCGCTCCGCGCGGGGCCGCGGCACGATGTCCTCGACGTGGGTGAAGTTCCAGTGGAGGTGGCCGTGACTGGTGTTCACCGTGGCGACGAAGCAGCCGGAGACGGAGATTCCGGCGATGAACTGGGCACCTGTGACCTGCCACTGGCCGACGCTTTCCGGGAAGTCGTAGCGGCCGATGTTGGACAGGCACAGGTTGCCCGGGCCACTGGACGCCACGCGCCGCACGAACGGTCCGCTTGTCGCGGGCGTCGCCGGGCCGGCCAGACCCAGCAGGTTGATCATGGCGAAGTGGTCCCCGGCCCGTCGGCGCCGTGCCAGGTCCCGGCTCACGTCGCGGGCCATGGGCCACAACGGCAGCCCAGGCCGGTACGCGACATACGAAGGGAGCGTCGCCACGTAGGCGCCCGCCTCGTGCAGGGAGACCGGCGGCAGGAGTTGACCGCGGA includes:
- a CDS encoding BlaI/MecI/CopY family transcriptional regulator, which translates into the protein MRGFGELEQAIMDVVWDTDAPLTVREVLESLNRDRPQELAYNTVQTVMEILHRKGWLSRAKDGRAFRYQATKDREEYAASLIDQVWATGADRTATLVRLFDELDEAEVNELRAALAARREGGPS
- a CDS encoding M56 family metallopeptidase, with translation MRVAILLLGYAALVGALAPVLLTRTGWAARAPRLAIWAWQALTATIVVSVVLAGLVLAVPTVPVSGNLADMLHACVVALRAQYVAPGGAVLAATGAVLALAVLGRVGWCLGAALWRARRERRRHAEVLAMVGCARPDLGVTVLEDDRPAVYCLPGTGHRIVLTSAALAALAPRELDAVIAHERAHIRQRHHVVLAYAEALERAFPKVALFRTAAEETRRLVEMAADDEATARTDSLTLAGALVELAGAGVPVASLAASGGQVAGRVRRLLGPRRPLGRPVVWLGALVAGVALALPVVLAAQPAVAATGMTTCPLPDAPVASAERLL
- a CDS encoding alpha/beta hydrolase family protein, with the translated sequence MKHARKRHSRFRTRVAGATGVLAVTLGAGVAPAAAAGKTTGAPMTTAASLDEAEAPDAAATKAPDAPKAPGELSLPAPTGPHRVGTVDLHLRDSSRTDPYVPGHQRRELMVTLWYPATHTAHYPAAPWMQPAAAARYLADRQVPPGSVTLPTTAGHTGAPVDRTAGTLPVLLYSTGLHGPRAMGTSLAQDLASRGYLVVTIDHTHQAEAVEFPGGRLEVNTMPPHSHSSDTIAVRAADTHFVIDKLAAIAHGHNPDVEHKPLPHGLSKAVNTNRIGMFGASLGGATVPEAMHADSRIDAGANLDGQFFGPATTRDLDRPFLLFSSQNHNRDTDRSWARFWKHLDGERLDLKLRDSGHNSFVDNQALLPQAPGAFGMSPDQLVHALGTIDPNRSIEIQRTYLAAFFDKHLRHRHSHLLDGPSRHYPEIDFIR
- a CDS encoding HAMP domain-containing protein, with the translated sequence MPLLGGVRPPIAALLCALLAVAAFNALAIGTVHEQDVPQAVRDAERHIAEDAADSVGTSITARATAVRRSAASATSAGSRNPAAILRSLVPAGHPARGGVLLDPRTGRSVASSGEKVPLTGVDVAALVRPGTANIAPRLVSSASAEPRLLLFARVAVSAPGHKQDENQDQARDLVPDQGTDERELLLIVSEEVAAPVVYGDGRTGRLVDRDGKVLATTAVTGEAPAPHTEHRALPAAAVNAANAGPHTGDVSGSVLGDGHEGLRRVTGWASVAAADGEDDTSGLGLTVLTVRDVAPAKEGADHTWFGVMAAGALVVIAVLGTWVLWGTMQRPLLRLHLSAARLARGVSDLPEAREELARPVPVVAFGEPARVGRALESIRRQLLGETGPEPVRPVRRRPGVRAVVLLCALVIAAWGVPLVFLLNRVPAAKAVPAVVVADQQARTEAVADRVRRSLGRSRTDLAAVASAVSGMPRERAAEVLRRERTAHPMYRSLYVLDRTGAIALRAGKQPLRTLVHAPTGGGITQVNTSGKIPAIAAYAQIPAAKNAKKAKNANGALPAVVVAEIGVNALDTLVAREGLGSVWLTDERHRVLAASVGFEAFQPLPSRGLARLVARTEAAPGGVGSPASAVLHAGTAPGGGPSVAAAAPLARTGPVAGLGLRVVSAEPAAALKLAAYQLQARTVLAGLLALSVGVACLGWLHIVVVRPLRAVTRYAERLAGGDRRTVLYPVHHDECGSVTRSLELLRQALAERDRGGGADVAAAPAQSPRSGGPPQQ
- the pgsB gene encoding poly-gamma-glutamate synthase PgsB, with protein sequence MLFLYVVLLLSCAVLLVAGVLEQRRHYAALAQIPTRVLVNGIRGKSSITRLCAGALRGGDLVTVAKTTGTAARFIHPDATEEPVYRKLGIANVVEQIGIVRRAAAYRPDALVIECMAVMPALQEINQEKLIRSTIGVLCNVREDHLAEMGPTLDDVARSLSRSMPVGGVCVTAERERLHLLEEEADKRRCRLITVDPESVTDEELRGFSWFTFKENVAIALAVAELLGVDRATALRGMWDAPPDPGVLSVERYRTPDGKRLRFANVFAANDPESTLMNVRQLAELGAIRRPLNVVINCRPDRVERNGQMGAIVPDLGPETVFLIGHPTKSARDGIPPGWSAGRVVDLGGDRRDAPELTRAILAELGPDSSLVAVGNIHGQGELFLENLGKLPPDHTDEPLPIAHPPEPEPYSWVAPLNGPMPGPHIRSPASAHADALYQPTRNPL
- a CDS encoding poly-gamma-glutamate biosynthesis protein PgsC/CapC: MIPVNLTPQTIALGIALGLVFSLVCYLTTNLSPGGMITPGWLALTLVTDVVRAAMVIGVTALTFVATKVLERHVILYGKRLFAAVVLSAVLLQTTVLLALQHEFPLLYTAQTLGFIVPGLIAYQLVRQPLAATVISTTAVTLGTYVVLVAGLLLGALPMG